The Bdellovibrionales bacterium CG10_big_fil_rev_8_21_14_0_10_45_34 sequence AGCCTGTCCAACTCCAATCCCAGCAGGAGAAATGGGAAGCGCGGTAGCAATCATACCTAGGGGCACAATAAACAATAGCTTTGAAACGTCCAACTGGGTGCCGCCATCAATAAATCGGCTCGCCCACCAAAACATCGCCATGCTAAAAAAGAGTGACCCCGAGCTCAGCAAAAGCCCTGCCACCAACGTGCGAATGTGATTTCGGAAAGCATGAAATGCATCATATATCTTTCTCATCTGCTTACCCAGTGGCAAACCTTCTAAAGCCGGTCCCACTAATCGGTTCACTCGCCTTGAAAAGGAGAGTGCCATAACAATGGAAAAACCAACAAACACGAGCAACACAGAAAAAAACAGAGTTTTCAATTCCGTCGTTTGAAAGACGAACTCTCTATTTATAAGTAGGGCAATAAGTCCGATTAGCACCATGTTGTAGAGCCCAAGAATTCTATCTAAAATAATTGAAATCGCCCCACTGGCTCTTTTTTGAGGAAACTCCCGGATAAGGTAGTATCCCTTCATGACATCTCCGCCGACACCACCTGGCATAAAAAAATTGAAAAATGAGCCAATGAAGGTGAGCTTTATAGCGTAGAGATAGGATATGTTGATTGACTGGGCTCTTAGAAGTAATAGCCATCGATAACTATTGATACAAAAGCTCGTGCAAACGAGAGCCAGAGCAACGACCAGTGTAGTTGGGCTCAGAAGCGCACCCACATGCGAAAAGTTAAGATGGCCTTGGCTTACCATCCACGAAATCAGGCCGCCAGCAAAAGCTATCTTGAGAAGGCTTTTCACAAGAGTTGATGTGCTCGCCATACGGCGAGGTGGGGGCGTTTGACTTGAATCGATCATCTGATAAGTTGTACGCCCGAGTTAGGGTATTTGCCAAGGGAGCACTATGAAAATCTCAGTCGTAGGAACGGGATATGTTGGTCTGGTTGCAGGGGTCTGCTTCGCCGATTCAGGGCACCAAATTATCTGTGTCGATAAAGACCCAGACAAAATAAAAATTTTGCAAGATGGCATTAGCCCAATCTACGAGCCCGGACTAGAAGACATTATGTGGCCTGCTATCAAGGCAGAGCGCATCGCTTTTACAACAGATTTAGCATCTGCCGTACAGTCCACTCAAGTTATTTTCATCGCCGTCGGCACGCCAGAACTACCAGATGGAAGTGCGGACATGGCACCAACCATGAGTGTCGTAGACGCAATTGCTAAATGTGCGGATGCCCCCAAGTTCGTTGTTCTAAAAAGTACCGTTCCGGTAGGCACAGCTAAAAAAGTGAGTGAGAGATTCAAAAGCTTGTGCAATCACAAAATCGAGGTCATCAGCAACCCAGAGTTTCTTAAAGAGGGTGCGGCTATCGATGATTTTCTCAAACCTGACCGCATTGTCATCGGCTGTTCAAGCCCGAAGGCTGAGTCCGTCATGCGCGAAATCTATGAACCATTTGTCAAGAATGGCCATCCCATTGTTTTTATGGATAACCCCAGTGCAGAACTCACTAAGTACGCAGCAAATGCATTTTTGTCTGTAAAAATCAGTTTCATAAACGAACTTGCGAGACTTGCAGATAAGGTGGGAGCAGACATTGTAAAGGTTAAAGAAGGTTTTACCTCTGATAGCCGAATCAATCCGGCATTCTTTTACCCAGGTATTGGCTTCGGCGGATCTTGCTTTCCTAAAGACGTAAAGGCCTTGATGAGCACCGGAGAAGCAGCCGGTGTTTCAATGAAAATCACGGCAGCCGCCGATGAGGTGAACGACTCGCAGAAGCTTTATTTGTCAGAAGTCATCCGTAAACACTACGGCAATTTAACCGGACTTCGCATTGCTGTTTGGGGGCTCAGCTTTAAACCTCGCACCGACGACGTTCGCGAGGCACCAGCCCTTCATATGATTCAGGCGTTAACACAATCTGGCGCTCACATAGTGGCGT is a genomic window containing:
- a CDS encoding TIGR00374 family protein, encoding MIDSSQTPPPRRMASTSTLVKSLLKIAFAGGLISWMVSQGHLNFSHVGALLSPTTLVVALALVCTSFCINSYRWLLLLRAQSINISYLYAIKLTFIGSFFNFFMPGGVGGDVMKGYYLIREFPQKRASGAISIILDRILGLYNMVLIGLIALLINREFVFQTTELKTLFFSVLLVFVGFSIVMALSFSRRVNRLVGPALEGLPLGKQMRKIYDAFHAFRNHIRTLVAGLLLSSGSLFFSMAMFWWASRFIDGGTQLDVSKLLFIVPLGMIATALPISPAGIGVGQAAFLVLTNWSLGTQSSIGADLVTGFQMITFILGALGAIPYFRMKAPSPKEALDVG
- a CDS encoding UDP-glucose 6-dehydrogenase encodes the protein MKISVVGTGYVGLVAGVCFADSGHQIICVDKDPDKIKILQDGISPIYEPGLEDIMWPAIKAERIAFTTDLASAVQSTQVIFIAVGTPELPDGSADMAPTMSVVDAIAKCADAPKFVVLKSTVPVGTAKKVSERFKSLCNHKIEVISNPEFLKEGAAIDDFLKPDRIVIGCSSPKAESVMREIYEPFVKNGHPIVFMDNPSAELTKYAANAFLSVKISFINELARLADKVGADIVKVKEGFTSDSRINPAFFYPGIGFGGSCFPKDVKALMSTGEAAGVSMKITAAADEVNDSQKLYLSEVIRKHYGNLTGLRIAVWGLSFKPRTDDVREAPALHMIQALTQSGAHIVAFDPIASENALKSSAVKFEVAPTAMSALKNADGLLLATEWNEFRSPNFDEMASSMKQKVIFDGRNIFDPVRMKELGFKYYCIGRQAIC